The following proteins are co-located in the Carassius auratus strain Wakin chromosome 7, ASM336829v1, whole genome shotgun sequence genome:
- the alox12 gene encoding arachidonate 12-lipoxygenase, 12S-type produces MEYKVTVATGTSEYSGTNNYIYVTLVGEKGESEKTVLDNPGLDFRRGAVDDYTVKSTADLGPLILVRLEKQKYWVEDNWFCRYVKVSVPGQRCSYTFPCYRWLVGDKVVVELREGTAKKVNDDTLPLEISHRNAELQERQKIYRWLAWAPGIPKCIDAKTEADLPQDARFDNEKRSDFVGSLHYALLELSLKKLAIKFGKSWDDLDDFKRIFWKLRSPIAEYTMNHWKEDWFFGYQFLNGSNPRMITRCKELPSNFPVTGDMVQSSLIPTTTLKEELKKGNIFLVDHGIMDGIPANVIRDKTQHIAAPICLLYEHPEKGLIPIAIQLEQKPDKDTPIFLPSDPPLAWLLAKMWVRHAEFQVFQLLSHLLRTHLMVEVICVATLRQLPAVHPIYKLLAPHLRYTLEINCRGRTQLLSMDGIFKKVVSTGGQGLLILAQREYKVLTYRSLQPKLDFLDRGVTKLRDYFYRDHSMMLWNVIQNFVSGIVSLYYKSDSEVEQDSELQAWIHDVAVEGFVDVPHFGLASELKTKEELITLLSVAIFTSTAQHAATNNGQFDWCAWVPNTPCTMRHPPPKDKDAVTMGMIMDTLPDISQSCVQMAITWHLGRAQPDAIPMGQYVEQYFTEPAALRVIDKFRKELKELEEQIIAQNEGLELQYLYLCPSRMENSITI; encoded by the exons aTGGAGTACAAAGTGACAGTGGCCACCGGGACCTCCGAATATTCAGGAACCAATAACTATATATACGTGACTCTGGTTGGAGAGAAAGGAGAGAGTGAGAAAACTGTGCTGGACAATCCAGGCCTAGACTTTCGCAGAGGAGCG GTGGATGATTACACAGTTAAAAGCACTGCTGATTTGGGTCCCCTGATACTGGTGCGCCTGGAGAAGCAGAAGTACTGGGTGGAGGATAACTGGTTCTGCCGTTATGTCAAAGTCAGTGTACCTGGACAAAGATGCAGCTATACTTTTCCCTGTTACCGTTGGCTAGTGGGAGACAAAGTGGTGGTAGAGCTGAGAGAAGGCACAG CCAAAAAGGTCAACGATGACACTTTGCCACTGGAGATATCTCACAGAAACGCAGAGCTTCAGGAGAGGCAAAAAATATACAG ATGGCTTGCATGGGCCCCAGGCATTCCAAAATGCATTGATGCCAAGACAGAGGCCGATCTGCCCCAGGACGCTCGCTTTGACAACGAGAAGCGCAGTGACTTTGTGGGATCCCTTCACTATGC GCTTTTGGAGCTCTCTCTGAAAAAGCTGGCAATCAAGTTCGGGAAGTCCTGGGACGACCTCGACGACTTCAAAAGGATCTTCTGGAAGCTAAGAAGCCCTATAGCTG AATACACCATGAACCACTGGAAAGAAGACTGGTTTTTTGGTTACCAGTTCCTCAATGGCTCAAACCCACGTATGATTACCAGGTGCAAAGAGCTGCCCTCAAACTTCCCTGTCACTGGAGACATGGTGCAGTCTTCTCTGATACCTACAACCACGCTGAAGGAGGAACTCAAA AAAGGAAATATATTTCTGGTTGATCATGGGATAATGGATGGGATTCCTGCCAATGTAATCCGGGACAAGACACAGCACATAGCTGCCCCTATTTGCTTACTGTATGAGCATCCTGAGAAAGGTCTCATTCCCATCGCCATACAG CTTGAACAGAAACCTGATAAGGACACACCCATATTTCTACCTAGCGACCCACCTCTGGCCTGGTTGTTGGCTAAGATGTGGGTTCGTCACGCTGAGTTCCAGGTCTTTCAGTTGTTATCACATCTGCTTCGGACACACTTGATGGTAGAAGTGATCTGTGTGGCCACACTCCGTCAGCTGCCAGCTGTTCACCCTATATATAAG CTCTTGGCTCCACACCTAAGGTATACACTTGAGATTAATTGTCGTGGAAGAACACAGCTCCTCTCAATGGATGGCATCTTCAAAAAG GTGGTATCAACAGGTGGACAGGGACTGCTGATTCTGGCCCAGAGGGAATATAAAGTATTAACCTATCGCTCGCTCCAGCCCAAACTGGACTTCTTGGACAGAGGAGTTACTAAACTGAGAGACTATTTCTACAGGGATCATTCCATGATGCTGTGGAATGTAATTCAAaa ttttGTTTCAGGAATAGTTTCCCTGTACTACAAGAGTGATAGTGAAGTTGAACAGGACTCAGAACTTCAGGCGTGGATTCATGATGTGGCTGTGGAGGGCTTTGTGGATGTGCCTCATTTTG GCCTAGCCAGTGAGCTGAAGACAAAAGAAGAACTCATCACACTGTTAAGCGTGGCGATCTTTACCAGCACAGCACAACATGCAGCCACCAACAATGGACAG TTTGATTGGTGTGCATGGGTTCCCAACACACCCTGCACCATGCGGCACCCTCCACCAAAAGACAAGGATGCTGTCACCATGGGCATGATCATGGACACCCTCCCTGATATCAGCCAGTCCTGTGTGCAGATGGCCATCACATGGCACTTGGGCAGAGCGCAGCCGGATGCG